In a single window of the Micrococcaceae bacterium Sec5.7 genome:
- a CDS encoding MFS transporter, with the protein MTITVNPQLTDRASTRKTIIGTGIGNAVEWYDWAIYATFTPFIASQLFSKADPASAVLSTLAIFAVGFVARPFGGFLFGWIGDRVGRKTSMTLAVGLASVGSLMIGIAPTFASVGAWASLMLLVARLVQGLAHGGELPSSQTYLSEVAPKEKRGFWATLIYTSGTVGILFGTLLGAVLNMALSTEVMNAWGWRIPFLIGAALGLYALIMRSRLHESDVFEGESPTEKRAPIWPQIVRHRKQAMQVIGLTVGLTVIYYVWGVVAPSYATTALKIDRGEALWAGVIGNLVFIAALPFWGKLSDRIGRKKVLWAGAIGTGIMHFPMTWLLKDSAWQLAASMSVMLIFIAASAAIVPAVYAELFPTSIRTVGVGVPYSICVAVFGGTAPYLQQWLGTTMQMPNLFNVYAVVLLAISAVFVFSIPETMGKDLTQ; encoded by the coding sequence ATGACCATTACCGTCAACCCTCAGCTCACCGACCGGGCGTCTACCCGGAAAACCATCATCGGCACCGGCATCGGCAACGCCGTCGAATGGTACGACTGGGCCATTTACGCCACCTTTACCCCGTTCATCGCCAGCCAGCTGTTCAGCAAGGCGGACCCGGCGTCGGCGGTGCTATCCACGTTGGCGATCTTCGCCGTCGGCTTCGTTGCCCGCCCCTTCGGCGGCTTCCTCTTCGGCTGGATCGGTGACCGTGTTGGCCGCAAGACCTCCATGACCTTGGCCGTTGGCCTGGCCTCCGTGGGCAGCCTGATGATCGGCATCGCTCCCACCTTTGCGAGCGTCGGCGCGTGGGCCTCGCTCATGCTGCTGGTGGCCCGGCTGGTCCAGGGCCTGGCACACGGCGGCGAGCTGCCGTCGTCGCAGACGTACCTCTCCGAGGTGGCGCCCAAGGAAAAGCGCGGCTTCTGGGCAACCCTGATCTACACGTCCGGCACGGTGGGCATCCTGTTCGGTACGCTGCTGGGCGCTGTCCTGAACATGGCGCTCAGCACGGAAGTCATGAATGCCTGGGGCTGGCGCATCCCGTTCCTGATCGGCGCAGCCCTGGGCCTCTACGCGCTCATCATGCGGTCCCGTCTGCACGAAAGCGACGTCTTCGAGGGTGAGTCACCCACCGAGAAACGCGCGCCGATCTGGCCGCAGATTGTCCGTCACCGCAAGCAGGCCATGCAGGTGATCGGCCTGACGGTTGGGCTCACCGTCATCTACTACGTCTGGGGCGTTGTGGCTCCGAGCTACGCCACCACCGCGCTGAAGATCGACCGCGGCGAAGCCCTGTGGGCGGGCGTCATCGGCAACCTTGTATTCATCGCCGCGCTCCCCTTTTGGGGCAAGCTCTCTGACCGCATCGGCCGCAAAAAGGTCCTGTGGGCAGGCGCGATCGGCACCGGCATCATGCACTTCCCCATGACGTGGCTGCTCAAGGACTCCGCCTGGCAGCTGGCCGCGAGCATGTCCGTGATGCTCATCTTCATCGCCGCGAGCGCCGCGATTGTTCCCGCGGTGTACGCCGAGCTGTTCCCCACAAGCATCCGGACCGTGGGCGTCGGCGTCCCGTACTCCATCTGCGTGGCAGTGTTCGGCGGAACCGCACCGTACCTGCAGCAGTGGCTGGGCACCACCATGCAGATGCCTAACCTGTTCAATGTGTACGCGGTGGTGTTGCTGGCTATCAGCGCAGTGTTCGTCTTCAGCATCCCCGAGACCATGGGCAAGGACCTGACTCAGTAG
- a CDS encoding MFS transporter: MRRDVRDGGPSTLVDAEIDEVPAAGPTHVGSTRVLIYLGVCLVLIGLNLRTVFSSFAAVLPELTAGAGLPGWAVVVLTTVPVTLLGVFAPLAPVLARRFGAERVLLGAMAVLTTGLLLRPVEFPGAGHLPALLAGTAACGAAIALCNVLLPGLVKRDFPHRLGLMGGLYTTAICASAALGAGFTYPVFSATGEWPAALWVWAMPAAVVLLLFLPLAARQHQGRHTSRAEGVSVWRSAVAWQVTIFMVLQAMMSFSVFAWLAPILRERGVGGGTAGVIVSASIVLQMLGSLFAPALATRFRDQRVINTVVALMTGGGFALSIFGPLDLIWVWTGLLGLGQGSLTAVALTMIMVRTRDGHAAAHLSGMMQGVGYGLGSTGTLMVGQLHQSTGSFTAAGVLFLVVGTLAGVFGYRAGRNRFIGD, from the coding sequence GTGCGCCGGGACGTTCGCGACGGCGGCCCCAGCACGCTGGTGGACGCCGAAATCGATGAAGTGCCCGCAGCCGGGCCCACGCACGTCGGCAGCACCCGGGTACTGATCTACCTTGGCGTGTGCCTGGTGCTGATCGGGCTGAACCTGCGCACGGTGTTCTCGAGTTTTGCGGCGGTGCTCCCGGAACTCACGGCCGGTGCCGGCCTGCCGGGCTGGGCGGTAGTGGTCCTTACCACGGTGCCGGTGACACTGCTGGGTGTCTTTGCGCCGCTGGCACCTGTTCTTGCGCGGCGCTTCGGCGCCGAACGGGTGCTTCTTGGTGCCATGGCGGTGCTGACTACGGGCCTGCTGCTCCGTCCTGTGGAGTTCCCCGGGGCCGGGCATCTACCGGCGCTGCTGGCCGGAACCGCTGCCTGCGGTGCCGCGATCGCGCTGTGCAATGTGCTGCTTCCCGGCCTAGTGAAACGCGATTTCCCGCACCGGCTCGGGCTCATGGGCGGGCTCTACACCACAGCCATCTGCGCCTCGGCGGCCTTGGGTGCCGGGTTCACCTACCCCGTGTTCAGTGCAACGGGCGAATGGCCTGCGGCGCTGTGGGTCTGGGCGATGCCCGCCGCCGTCGTGCTTCTGCTGTTTCTGCCGCTGGCCGCCAGGCAGCACCAGGGACGCCACACATCTCGGGCGGAGGGAGTCAGTGTGTGGCGCTCGGCGGTTGCCTGGCAGGTGACCATCTTTATGGTGCTGCAGGCCATGATGTCCTTCAGCGTTTTCGCCTGGCTGGCGCCGATCCTGCGCGAACGCGGCGTTGGCGGTGGGACGGCCGGGGTTATCGTGTCGGCATCGATTGTGCTGCAGATGCTGGGTTCTCTTTTTGCGCCGGCGCTGGCCACGAGGTTCCGCGACCAGCGCGTCATCAATACCGTGGTGGCGCTGATGACCGGCGGGGGATTCGCGCTGAGCATCTTCGGACCGCTGGACCTGATCTGGGTGTGGACCGGCTTGCTAGGACTGGGCCAGGGAAGCCTGACGGCGGTGGCACTGACCATGATCATGGTCCGCACCCGGGACGGCCACGCTGCCGCGCACCTCTCCGGAATGATGCAGGGGGTGGGCTACGGGCTGGGCTCCACCGGAACGCTGATGGTGGGCCAGCTGCACCAGTCCACGGGTTCGTTTACCGCCGCAGGTGTGCTGTTTCTGGTTGTTGGCACCCTGGCTGGCGTGTTCGGGTACCGCGCGGGGCGGAACCGCTTCATCGGCGACTGA
- a CDS encoding MFS transporter, with protein sequence MTTDQAITVRDSAVSVSSPPAGILQRPYVWVTIGACALVFLGAFESLAVTTIMPLVSRELDGASLYALAFAGPLATGVIGMVAAGNWSDRRGPSAPLYASVAMFVLGLLIAGTAGSMTALLAGRLVQGLGGGAMTVALYVVVARVYPGTLHPKIFAAFAAAWVIPSLVGPFAAGIVAQIASWHWVFLGVVGLVIPALVMIVPALRGLDRAPEGKAKSARHTPRPTPWVFGRMAWAALAALAVLGLNLSAEVRIASVPVAGALLAVAAVAVALVAVRPLVPGGTLTARRGLPSVILTRGLASAAFFGAEVYLPYLLIERYAFPPTFAGLTLTGGALAWAGASAIQGRLGARLIHSAAVRIGSVLVLAAVVLALATTAFSWPAAVAIAGWIFAGAGMGLMYPRLSVMTLALSTKDTEGFNSSAMSISDSLGGALALATTGIVFSAFTTTAGSFSGVFALAAVIAVAAVAIAPRVATRPKKLQKDPASA encoded by the coding sequence ATGACAACTGATCAGGCCATCACTGTGCGCGATTCCGCCGTTTCCGTCTCCAGCCCGCCCGCCGGCATCCTGCAGCGCCCCTATGTGTGGGTGACCATCGGCGCCTGCGCTCTGGTGTTTCTGGGCGCGTTCGAATCGCTGGCGGTGACCACCATCATGCCGCTGGTCAGCCGGGAGCTTGACGGGGCGAGCCTGTACGCCCTGGCTTTCGCGGGCCCGCTCGCCACCGGTGTGATCGGCATGGTGGCTGCAGGGAACTGGTCTGACCGGCGGGGGCCGTCCGCGCCGCTGTATGCCTCGGTAGCGATGTTCGTGCTGGGCCTGCTGATCGCCGGAACCGCCGGATCCATGACCGCGCTCCTGGCCGGCAGGCTGGTCCAGGGGCTCGGCGGCGGCGCCATGACGGTTGCCCTCTACGTGGTGGTGGCGCGTGTCTATCCGGGCACGCTGCACCCCAAGATCTTCGCGGCCTTCGCCGCCGCATGGGTCATCCCATCCCTCGTTGGGCCGTTCGCCGCCGGGATCGTCGCACAGATTGCCAGCTGGCACTGGGTATTCCTCGGCGTGGTGGGGCTGGTGATCCCGGCGCTGGTGATGATTGTGCCCGCGCTCCGGGGGCTGGACCGCGCACCGGAAGGCAAAGCGAAATCGGCCAGGCACACCCCCAGGCCCACCCCGTGGGTCTTCGGCCGGATGGCCTGGGCCGCACTCGCTGCGTTGGCAGTCCTCGGCCTGAACCTCTCAGCCGAGGTCCGCATAGCCAGCGTCCCCGTGGCCGGAGCGCTGCTGGCCGTTGCCGCCGTCGCGGTTGCCCTGGTTGCCGTCCGCCCGCTCGTGCCGGGAGGAACCCTGACCGCCCGGCGCGGATTGCCCAGCGTCATCCTCACACGCGGGCTTGCCTCGGCCGCATTCTTCGGGGCCGAGGTCTACCTGCCGTACCTGCTGATTGAGCGCTACGCCTTCCCGCCCACGTTTGCCGGCCTGACACTCACCGGCGGCGCGTTGGCGTGGGCCGGGGCTTCGGCAATCCAGGGCCGGCTCGGCGCGCGGCTGATCCACAGTGCGGCGGTGCGGATCGGTTCGGTCCTGGTGCTCGCCGCCGTCGTCCTGGCTCTGGCAACGACAGCGTTCAGCTGGCCGGCCGCCGTCGCGATTGCCGGCTGGATCTTCGCCGGTGCGGGCATGGGCCTGATGTATCCGCGCCTGAGCGTTATGACACTGGCACTGTCCACGAAGGACACCGAAGGCTTCAACAGCTCGGCGATGTCCATTTCCGATTCCCTCGGCGGGGCGCTGGCGCTGGCGACCACGGGCATTGTGTTCTCGGCATTTACGACGACGGCGGGCTCGTTTTCGGGGGTCTTCGCACTGGCGGCGGTCATCGCCGTAGCCGCGGTGGCCATTGCGCCGAGGGTTGCCACGCGACCGAAGAAGCTGCAGAAGGATCCTGCTTCGGCCTAA
- a CDS encoding amino acid permease has product MSERTTTVAANTATESATGGHSQEPHLARALGNRHIQLLAIGGAIGTGLFMGSGKTISLAGPSVIFVYMIIGFMLFFVMRAMGEILLSNLKYKSFSDFAGDLLGPWASFFTGWSYWFFWVVTGVADIVAIAGYVDKLAPGTPLWIPALITPLVLIVLNLPSVKAFGEAEFWFAIIKVVAIVALIATGVVMIATHFTSPNGAVANLANMWNDGGMFPHGMFGFVLGFQIAIFAFAGIELVGTAAAETKDPEKNLPRAINSIPVRVLLFYVGALVVIMAVNPWRSIDAASSPFIGMFTLAGLGIAAVVINLVVLTSAASSANSGIYSTSRMVYGLAQDGNAPKAFGKLSIRKVPQNALLFSCIFLLAGLVLLYSGDSVIGAFTIVTSVASVLTMFVWSMILISYIVFRRRRPALHAASAFKMPASRVMPYVVLAFFIFMLVALAQAADTRLALVVAPVWFILLGVAWYFNRQTPLQQARIEEWKAMSTAEKVDVAR; this is encoded by the coding sequence ATGTCTGAACGCACCACCACGGTTGCCGCGAACACCGCAACCGAATCCGCCACCGGGGGCCACAGCCAGGAACCGCATCTGGCCCGCGCGCTGGGCAACCGCCATATCCAGCTGCTCGCCATCGGCGGCGCCATCGGCACCGGCCTGTTCATGGGCTCCGGCAAGACCATCTCACTGGCCGGCCCGTCCGTGATCTTCGTCTACATGATCATCGGCTTCATGCTGTTCTTCGTGATGCGGGCCATGGGTGAGATCCTGCTTTCCAACCTGAAGTACAAGTCCTTCAGCGACTTTGCCGGGGATCTCCTGGGCCCGTGGGCCAGCTTCTTCACCGGCTGGTCCTACTGGTTCTTCTGGGTGGTCACCGGCGTCGCCGACATCGTGGCCATCGCCGGCTACGTCGACAAGCTCGCTCCGGGAACACCGTTGTGGATCCCGGCGCTCATCACGCCCCTGGTGCTGATCGTGCTGAACCTTCCCAGCGTCAAGGCCTTTGGTGAGGCGGAGTTCTGGTTCGCCATCATCAAGGTGGTGGCCATCGTCGCACTGATCGCCACCGGCGTGGTCATGATCGCCACCCACTTCACGTCGCCCAACGGCGCGGTGGCCAATCTGGCCAACATGTGGAACGACGGCGGAATGTTCCCCCATGGGATGTTCGGCTTCGTCCTCGGCTTCCAGATTGCCATCTTCGCCTTCGCCGGCATCGAGCTGGTGGGCACCGCCGCCGCGGAAACCAAGGACCCCGAAAAGAACCTGCCCCGGGCCATCAACTCCATACCGGTCCGTGTCCTGCTCTTCTACGTGGGCGCCCTGGTGGTCATCATGGCGGTCAACCCGTGGCGCAGCATCGACGCCGCCAGCAGCCCGTTCATCGGCATGTTCACCCTGGCCGGCCTGGGCATCGCCGCCGTCGTCATCAATCTGGTGGTGCTGACCTCCGCAGCCTCCAGCGCCAACTCCGGAATCTACTCCACCTCCCGCATGGTTTATGGCCTGGCCCAGGACGGCAACGCACCGAAGGCCTTCGGGAAACTGAGCATCCGCAAGGTTCCGCAGAACGCCCTGCTGTTCTCCTGCATCTTCCTCTTGGCCGGACTGGTCCTGCTCTACTCCGGCGACTCCGTCATCGGCGCCTTCACCATCGTCACCTCAGTGGCGTCGGTGCTGACAATGTTTGTCTGGTCCATGATCCTCATCAGCTACATCGTGTTCCGCCGGCGCAGGCCCGCGCTGCACGCGGCCTCGGCCTTCAAGATGCCGGCCTCGCGCGTCATGCCGTATGTGGTGCTGGCGTTCTTCATCTTCATGCTCGTGGCGCTGGCTCAGGCCGCTGACACGCGTCTTGCGCTGGTGGTGGCGCCGGTCTGGTTCATCTTGCTGGGCGTGGCGTGGTACTTCAACCGCCAGACCCCCCTCCAGCAGGCCCGGATCGAAGAATGGAAGGCCATGTCCACAGCCGAAAAAGTCGACGTCGCCCGCTGA
- a CDS encoding M20 family metallopeptidase, whose translation MTITTDARELQDDIARFRHELHREPEIGLQLPRTQEKVLKALDGLPYEITLGRDTTSVTAVLRGGAGHASADKPVVLLRADMDGLPVQEKTGVDFTSRIDGAMHACGHDLHTSMLAGAATLLAEHRHQLAGDVVLMFQPGEEGFDGASYMIREGVLDAAGRRVDAAYGMHVFSSLEPHGKFCTKPGVMLSSSDGLVVTVLGAGGHGSAPHSAKDPVTAAAEMVTALQVMVTRQFNMFDPVVLSVGVFHAGTKRNVIPETARIEATIRTFTEESRQKMMEAVPRLLRGIAGAHGLDVDVDYRQEYPLTITDVDETHTAENVITGLFGESRLSRWATPLSGSEDFSRVLAEVPGTFIGLSAVPKGNDHATSPYNHSPYATFDDGVLADGATLYAELAISRLATLASAPAAAPASANNAS comes from the coding sequence ATGACCATCACCACCGACGCCAGGGAATTGCAGGACGACATTGCCCGGTTCCGCCACGAGCTCCACCGCGAACCGGAGATCGGCCTGCAGCTCCCGCGCACCCAGGAAAAGGTGCTCAAGGCGCTGGACGGTCTTCCCTACGAAATCACGCTCGGCCGGGATACGACGTCGGTCACCGCAGTGCTGCGCGGCGGCGCCGGCCACGCCTCCGCCGACAAGCCCGTCGTGCTGCTGCGCGCCGACATGGACGGCCTGCCTGTCCAGGAAAAAACCGGCGTGGACTTCACCTCGAGGATCGACGGCGCCATGCACGCCTGCGGCCACGACCTCCACACCTCCATGCTCGCCGGGGCCGCCACCCTCCTGGCCGAACACCGGCACCAGCTGGCCGGGGACGTCGTCCTGATGTTCCAGCCCGGCGAAGAGGGCTTCGATGGTGCCAGCTACATGATCCGCGAAGGCGTACTGGATGCAGCCGGCCGCCGCGTTGACGCCGCCTACGGCATGCATGTGTTTTCCTCCTTGGAGCCCCACGGCAAGTTCTGCACGAAGCCCGGGGTAATGCTCAGCTCCTCGGACGGCCTGGTTGTCACCGTGCTGGGCGCCGGCGGCCACGGTTCCGCCCCGCATTCGGCCAAGGATCCCGTGACGGCGGCCGCGGAAATGGTCACGGCCCTCCAGGTCATGGTGACCCGCCAGTTCAACATGTTCGATCCCGTAGTCCTGTCCGTCGGTGTGTTCCACGCCGGCACCAAGCGCAACGTCATCCCGGAAACCGCCCGCATCGAGGCCACCATCCGGACGTTCACCGAAGAATCCCGGCAGAAGATGATGGAGGCAGTGCCGCGGCTGCTCCGCGGAATCGCGGGAGCCCACGGCCTGGACGTCGATGTGGACTACAGGCAGGAGTACCCGCTCACCATTACGGATGTGGACGAGACCCACACCGCTGAAAACGTCATCACCGGGCTGTTCGGCGAATCCAGGCTCTCCCGCTGGGCCACGCCGCTGAGCGGATCCGAGGACTTCTCACGCGTGCTGGCCGAGGTACCTGGCACGTTTATCGGCCTGAGCGCCGTGCCGAAGGGCAACGACCACGCGACGTCCCCGTACAACCACTCGCCGTACGCCACGTTCGACGACGGCGTGCTGGCCGACGGGGCCACCCTTTATGCGGAACTCGCCATTTCGCGGCTCGCCACATTGGCATCCGCGCCAGCAGCCGCGCCAGCGTCCGCCAACAACGCGTCCTAG
- a CDS encoding DUF1801 domain-containing protein: protein MAAKDHVNLFLYDGAMVPDPEHIIAAGHDNKTARTVAFRQGEAVNAAALIEMLKCIIANNRSGGRHKMKGGR, encoded by the coding sequence CTGGCAGCCAAGGACCACGTCAATCTGTTCCTGTACGACGGCGCCATGGTCCCTGATCCCGAACACATCATCGCGGCAGGACATGACAACAAGACCGCACGCACCGTTGCCTTCCGCCAAGGTGAGGCGGTCAACGCCGCCGCACTTATCGAAATGCTCAAGTGCATCATCGCCAACAACCGCTCCGGCGGCAGGCACAAGATGAAAGGCGGTCGTTAG
- a CDS encoding Lrp/AsnC family transcriptional regulator, giving the protein MELSEEDLRLINALQISPRISWSDAADVLGVHATTLATRWDRLRAAGAAWTTAHLMGDPTNACLALVDVDCEMHLRPDVTAALAAIPEVITVEEAASNRDLMLTVITRNLGEFSNQIVPRLREIRGLTKYQTSLCTRIHTSGYAWRLNVLSRAEQQALRSLAGPEAAGPSTSDAVSAPLPDSHLALFPFLARDGRASAAEIARALGRHPATVQRQLGRVLSSRLLSFRCEIAQKYSAYPVTCQWFANVPPGGHEAAATELRAVRNVRFTASTTGRTNFVIIMWLRSLADVLEMELAIQQRIPGIELVESVVMLNTAKRVGWMLTPDSTASGAVVVPGPEVKGPTD; this is encoded by the coding sequence ATGGAACTCAGTGAAGAGGATCTTCGGCTGATCAATGCCCTGCAGATCTCCCCCCGCATCAGCTGGTCGGACGCCGCCGACGTCCTCGGCGTCCATGCCACGACGCTGGCGACGAGGTGGGACCGGCTGCGTGCCGCAGGTGCTGCATGGACCACGGCGCATCTCATGGGCGATCCCACGAACGCCTGCCTGGCGCTGGTGGATGTGGATTGCGAGATGCACCTCAGGCCCGACGTCACGGCCGCGCTCGCCGCGATCCCGGAAGTGATCACCGTGGAGGAGGCAGCGAGCAACCGGGACCTCATGCTGACGGTGATCACCCGGAATCTGGGGGAGTTCAGCAACCAGATCGTGCCCCGGCTCAGGGAGATCCGCGGACTGACGAAATACCAGACCTCGCTGTGCACCCGGATCCACACGAGCGGTTACGCGTGGCGGCTCAATGTGCTGAGCCGGGCAGAGCAGCAGGCGCTGCGGTCCCTGGCCGGACCGGAGGCTGCAGGTCCGTCCACGTCCGACGCCGTCAGCGCGCCCCTCCCGGACAGCCACCTCGCGCTCTTTCCGTTCCTGGCACGTGACGGCCGGGCGTCAGCGGCCGAGATTGCTCGCGCACTGGGGCGGCATCCCGCCACGGTGCAGCGGCAGCTTGGCCGGGTGCTTTCCAGCAGGCTGCTGTCCTTCCGTTGCGAAATCGCGCAGAAGTACTCCGCGTACCCGGTCACCTGCCAGTGGTTCGCGAACGTTCCGCCGGGAGGGCACGAGGCCGCCGCGACCGAACTCCGGGCCGTCCGGAACGTCAGGTTCACGGCATCCACCACCGGCCGGACCAACTTTGTGATCATCATGTGGCTGCGCTCGCTGGCCGACGTCCTGGAGATGGAACTCGCCATCCAGCAGCGCATTCCGGGCATCGAACTGGTTGAGAGCGTCGTCATGCTGAATACGGCGAAGCGCGTGGGCTGGATGCTGACCCCGGACTCGACGGCGAGTGGCGCCGTCGTCGTCCCCGGTCCCGAAGTGAAGGGCCCAACTGACTGA
- a CDS encoding class I SAM-dependent methyltransferase: MTEHGRDHPGAHHQDQGNTHDGAAHLWDQMYRTRPRIWSGKPNPQLVREASGLKPGRALDLGCGEGADALWLAQQGWTVTAVDVSAVALGRAAAHAAEAKHGPRITWVQQDLAAWQPEAEFDLVSAQFLHSPALPWQQSLKAAASAVRPGGTLLIVGHHPDRLPPWGSHMSADRFFTPEQLAFELHPTRPGWRLDVAASRERAVEGPDGQRATIADAVLRATREGGQL; encoded by the coding sequence ATGACGGAACACGGCAGGGATCATCCGGGAGCGCACCACCAGGATCAAGGCAACACGCACGACGGCGCCGCTCACCTTTGGGACCAAATGTACCGGACCCGCCCGCGCATCTGGAGCGGGAAGCCCAACCCCCAGTTGGTGCGGGAGGCATCCGGGCTGAAGCCGGGCCGGGCTCTGGACCTCGGCTGCGGCGAAGGCGCCGATGCCCTGTGGCTCGCACAGCAGGGCTGGACGGTCACCGCCGTCGACGTGTCCGCCGTCGCGCTTGGACGCGCTGCGGCGCATGCCGCGGAGGCAAAGCACGGGCCCCGGATCACGTGGGTGCAGCAGGATCTGGCGGCGTGGCAACCCGAAGCGGAATTCGATCTCGTGTCCGCGCAGTTCCTGCATTCTCCGGCCCTTCCATGGCAACAATCGCTCAAGGCGGCGGCATCGGCCGTGCGGCCGGGCGGCACCCTGCTGATTGTGGGCCACCACCCGGACCGGCTGCCGCCCTGGGGCAGCCACATGTCAGCTGACAGGTTCTTCACGCCTGAGCAGCTGGCATTCGAGCTCCATCCCACCAGACCGGGCTGGCGGCTGGACGTGGCGGCCAGCCGGGAGCGCGCGGTCGAGGGCCCGGACGGGCAGCGGGCCACGATCGCCGACGCCGTATTGCGGGCCACTAGGGAAGGTGGGCAGCTGTGA
- the soxR gene encoding redox-sensitive transcriptional activator SoxR: protein MPQLAGGAHHALSIGELSERSGVAPSALHFYERNGLIDSERTSGNQRRYRRDMLRRVAFIRVSQRVGIPLKDVRAALESLPEGRTPTKRDWSRLSRLWRSELDSRIEALEHLRRDLDGCIGCGCLSLKACRLQNPGDELGGTGSGPRRWEP from the coding sequence ATGCCACAGCTCGCCGGTGGAGCACACCATGCCCTCAGCATCGGCGAGCTGTCGGAACGGAGCGGGGTGGCGCCGTCGGCCCTTCATTTCTACGAACGCAACGGGCTGATCGACTCGGAACGGACCTCCGGCAACCAGCGGCGGTACCGCCGCGACATGCTGCGGCGCGTGGCATTCATCCGCGTCTCGCAGCGGGTGGGCATTCCCTTGAAGGACGTCCGCGCGGCACTGGAATCCCTGCCGGAAGGGCGGACACCCACCAAACGCGACTGGTCCAGGCTCTCGCGGCTCTGGCGCTCCGAGCTCGATTCGCGCATCGAGGCCCTGGAGCATCTCCGGCGCGACCTCGACGGATGCATCGGCTGCGGCTGCCTCAGTCTGAAAGCATGCAGGCTGCAGAACCCCGGCGACGAGCTGGGCGGCACCGGCTCCGGCCCTCGCCGCTGGGAACCCTAA
- a CDS encoding DDE-type integrase/transposase/recombinase, producing the protein MNKPQPDIKIRHAVATWPADAPRGAVSAFCKKHQVSRAWFYQVRAAAVAVGPVKALEKKPPIPLGRPSATAPAMVDLVVDTRAGLMQAGFDHGPLSVVAKLTRQGFAPPSRATVARIFSRAGAAVPEPRKKPRSAYRRFVYPQPNGCWQIDATEWLLAGGTKVAVFQLIDDHSRLALASLVATGETSAAAIAIATLAIERHGVPEKFLSDNGAALNPTRRGRTGALVGFLKARGVQPITGKPHKPTTQGKNERFHQTLHTYLHRQPPAELMSELQAQIDAFDRYYNTEREHQALAPGLTPQEAWDATPKAPGPTPPEPDAAAGTERRSTQRRVDRQGCATVLGTHFRMGKEHIGATVHIVYDEATILFFDPHGTEIISHPRPAKGTAYVGNGKTIRPHSGIAADPVGARKKRKHYPRKTGTTPQPAQDPSGQPSTWS; encoded by the coding sequence ATGAACAAACCCCAACCCGATATCAAGATCCGTCACGCAGTCGCCACCTGGCCGGCGGATGCCCCGCGCGGGGCCGTGAGTGCGTTCTGCAAAAAACACCAGGTGTCCCGGGCCTGGTTCTACCAGGTCCGCGCCGCAGCCGTGGCTGTGGGGCCGGTGAAGGCGTTGGAGAAGAAGCCCCCGATCCCCTTGGGCAGGCCTTCCGCCACGGCCCCCGCCATGGTCGATCTCGTGGTGGACACGCGTGCCGGGCTCATGCAGGCCGGGTTCGACCACGGCCCGCTGTCGGTGGTGGCCAAGCTGACCCGGCAGGGCTTCGCTCCGCCGTCGCGGGCGACCGTGGCCAGGATCTTCTCCCGGGCCGGAGCCGCGGTCCCGGAGCCGCGGAAGAAGCCCCGCAGCGCCTACCGGAGATTCGTCTACCCGCAGCCGAACGGATGCTGGCAGATCGACGCGACCGAGTGGCTCCTGGCCGGCGGAACGAAGGTCGCGGTCTTCCAGCTCATCGACGACCATTCCCGCCTGGCACTGGCCTCGCTGGTGGCCACCGGGGAGACCAGCGCGGCAGCGATCGCCATTGCCACCCTGGCCATCGAACGCCACGGCGTGCCGGAGAAATTCCTGTCCGATAATGGTGCGGCCCTGAACCCGACCCGGCGCGGACGCACGGGCGCCCTGGTCGGGTTCCTCAAAGCCAGGGGTGTGCAGCCGATCACCGGGAAACCCCACAAACCCACCACCCAGGGCAAGAACGAACGCTTCCACCAGACCCTGCACACCTACCTTCACCGGCAACCGCCGGCCGAATTGATGTCCGAACTGCAGGCCCAGATCGACGCGTTCGACCGCTACTACAACACCGAACGCGAACACCAGGCCCTGGCCCCCGGCCTGACCCCGCAGGAGGCCTGGGACGCCACTCCCAAGGCGCCCGGACCCACACCGCCGGAACCGGACGCGGCCGCCGGCACGGAACGCCGCAGCACCCAACGGCGCGTCGACCGCCAGGGCTGCGCCACCGTCCTGGGGACCCACTTCAGGATGGGCAAGGAACACATCGGCGCAACCGTGCATATCGTCTATGACGAGGCCACCATCTTGTTCTTCGACCCCCACGGCACCGAGATCATCAGCCACCCCAGACCCGCCAAGGGAACAGCCTACGTCGGCAACGGCAAAACCATACGGCCACACTCAGGCATCGCGGCCGACCCCGTCGGAGCACGCAAGAAGAGAAAACACTACCCACGAAAAACCGGCACCACACCACAACCAGCCCAGGACCCCTCAGGACAACCGTCTACATGGTCATGA